The following coding sequences lie in one Gouania willdenowi chromosome 5, fGouWil2.1, whole genome shotgun sequence genomic window:
- the c5h1orf159 gene encoding uncharacterized protein C1orf159 homolog, whose product MALSFLLVFAATVILIRPETPVTKALHQNSIECCGERQRANTSCSNDTHCEPGCFVRVLENSNTICIFCDSAAVDLDNVTICTYNYTADRRNLTTVTTVIPKIGGAGVAASLLLGTLMISLFLILSVASFFYLKRSNRLPNIFYRRNKAFVFQPSETAVMIPPSSGRKPRYVRRERSSATAATHNATIPTTSTTQA is encoded by the exons ATGGCTCTGTCATTCCTCCTGGTGTTTGCAGCCACTGTGATTCTTATAAGACCAGAGACACCTGTCACAAAG GCTCTACATCAGAACTCTATTGAATGCTGTGGTGAAAGGCAGAGAGCAAACACTTCCTGTTCAAATGACACTCATTGTGAACCAG GATGCTTCGTGCGTGTCCTTGAGAACAGCAACACCATCTGCATTTTCTGCGACTCAGCAGCTGTGGATCTGGACAACGTCACCATCTGCACCTACA ATTACACAGCAGATCGTAGGAACCTTACAACAGTAACTACTGTCATTCCTAAAATAG GAGGCGCGGGCGTGGCAGCATCTCTTCTTCTGGGAACTCTGATGATCAGCCTGTTCCTCATTCTCTCCGTTGCTTCTTTTTTCTACCTCAAACGCTCCAACCGACTCCCAAACATTTTCTACCGCCGTAACAAAG CCTTTGTATTCCAACCAAGTGAGACA gcTGTAATGATCCCTCCCTCATCAG GGAGGAAGCCCAGATATGTCCGAAGAGAGCGGTCCTCTGCAACAGCAGCGACGCACAATGCCACAATACCAACAACATCCACCACTCAAGCCTAG
- the ccdc36 gene encoding interactor of HORMAD1 protein 1 isoform X1, with product MMSHLRNLKDILNIPTGSRNDPAGGNSMLTDSQIFFGSQFWNENSMGASQDLSLSSRNSQFSSEGSDPTLSTLYKNKPPLFGDKTKSFGILEKFEEDRRKTKEKSECGIFVKECHLIKESIQTLTADTGKNTNVCHSILEKMDNFSATLQNNLISFQSVTSQQFDTLVTKMNGQQQSISELEDRVRKSGCSTAEIDSQMQSLKKSVEGLREEQDNERHMLKEALKHLNTLVTVYSVKMDTQRVVDKTSQTSPVLQWPVLNIIQENNLRDTQLEQKQVEAPPLGQNHIRGKTKPTRERLRKRRSAVSRRSKCTVSDENSPPFISNYIQGGSRTHSEDTVVPLRKTSENGGCFLSPYCVFSQESNSPEGLLKVTPVIERLSSPSNKGTAVPPLGLWQLFEM from the exons ATGATGAGTCATTTGAGGAATTTAAAGGACATCTTGAATATTCCAACTGGAAGCAG AAATGATCCTGCAGGAGGAAACTCCATGTTGACAGACTCACAGATTTTCTTTGGGTCTCAGTTTTGGAATGAAAATTCTATGGGTGCATCTCAAGATTTGAGTTTGTCATCCAGGAATTCCCAATTTAGCTCAGAG gGGAGTGATCCAACTCTTTCAACTCTTTACAAGAATAAACCTCCTCTGTTTGGGGACAAAACCAAAAGTTTTGGGATATTAGAGAAATTTGAGGAGgacaggagaaaaacaaaagagaaaagtgAATG TGGTATTTTTGTTAAAGAGTGTCACCTTATCAAAGAAAGT ATCCAAACCTTGACTGCTGACACtgggaaaaacacaaatgtgtgtCACTCCATCCTGGAAAAAATGGACAACTTTTCAGCAACCT TGCAAAATAATCTGATCAGTTTTCAAAGTGTCACATCGCAGCAGTTTGATACTTTGGTAACAAAAATGAATGGCCAGCAACAAAGTATATCAGAGCTGGAGGACAGGGtgagaaag AGCGGATGCTCGACAGCAGAGATTGACTCACAGATGCAGTCATTAAAGAAAAGCGTGGAGGGTCTGAGAGAGGAACAGGACAATGAGCGGCACATGCTCAAAGAGGCCTTGAAGCATCTCAACACTTTGGTCACAGTGTATTCAGTCAAAATGGACACGCAGCGTGTGGTAGACAAAACCAGCCAGACGTCACCAGTGCTGCAGTGGCCAGTGCTCAACATCATTCAGGAGAACAACCTCAGAGACacacagctggaacaaaagcaGGTCGAAGCCCCCCCTCTGGGTCAAAACCACATTAGAGGGAAAACAAAGCCCACGAGGGAAAGACTGAGAAAGCGTCGTTCAGCTGTATCACGGAGGAGTAAGTGCACTGTCTCAGATGAAAACAGTCCACCCTTCATCAGCAATTACATACAGGGGGGGTCCAGAACACACAGTGAGGACACTGTGGTCCCACTGAGGAAGACCAGTGAGAATGGGGGCTGTTTCCTCAGCCCTTACTGTGTCTTCTCTCAGGAGAGCAACAGTCCTGAAGGCCTGTTGAAAGTCACACCTGTCATTGAGAGATTGTCGTCTCCATCCAACAAGGGGACAGCGGTGCCGCCCCTAGGCCTTTGGCAGCTCTTTGAGATGTAA
- the ccdc36 gene encoding interactor of HORMAD1 protein 1 isoform X2 — MDNFSATLQNNLISFQSVTSQQFDTLVTKMNGQQQSISELEDRVRKSGCSTAEIDSQMQSLKKSVEGLREEQDNERHMLKEALKHLNTLVTVYSVKMDTQRVVDKTSQTSPVLQWPVLNIIQENNLRDTQLEQKQVEAPPLGQNHIRGKTKPTRERLRKRRSAVSRRSKCTVSDENSPPFISNYIQGGSRTHSEDTVVPLRKTSENGGCFLSPYCVFSQESNSPEGLLKVTPVIERLSSPSNKGTAVPPLGLWQLFEM, encoded by the exons ATGGACAACTTTTCAGCAACCT TGCAAAATAATCTGATCAGTTTTCAAAGTGTCACATCGCAGCAGTTTGATACTTTGGTAACAAAAATGAATGGCCAGCAACAAAGTATATCAGAGCTGGAGGACAGGGtgagaaag AGCGGATGCTCGACAGCAGAGATTGACTCACAGATGCAGTCATTAAAGAAAAGCGTGGAGGGTCTGAGAGAGGAACAGGACAATGAGCGGCACATGCTCAAAGAGGCCTTGAAGCATCTCAACACTTTGGTCACAGTGTATTCAGTCAAAATGGACACGCAGCGTGTGGTAGACAAAACCAGCCAGACGTCACCAGTGCTGCAGTGGCCAGTGCTCAACATCATTCAGGAGAACAACCTCAGAGACacacagctggaacaaaagcaGGTCGAAGCCCCCCCTCTGGGTCAAAACCACATTAGAGGGAAAACAAAGCCCACGAGGGAAAGACTGAGAAAGCGTCGTTCAGCTGTATCACGGAGGAGTAAGTGCACTGTCTCAGATGAAAACAGTCCACCCTTCATCAGCAATTACATACAGGGGGGGTCCAGAACACACAGTGAGGACACTGTGGTCCCACTGAGGAAGACCAGTGAGAATGGGGGCTGTTTCCTCAGCCCTTACTGTGTCTTCTCTCAGGAGAGCAACAGTCCTGAAGGCCTGTTGAAAGTCACACCTGTCATTGAGAGATTGTCGTCTCCATCCAACAAGGGGACAGCGGTGCCGCCCCTAGGCCTTTGGCAGCTCTTTGAGATGTAA